The following are from one region of the Alkalimarinus sediminis genome:
- a CDS encoding M14 family zinc carboxypeptidase translates to MSKRRTRNRLPELLQLEGLIERSNFKANQETFIELQGHSFPLYSVEVRPFKPGLPTVIFTGGVHGIERIGAQVLLAYMDVLASKIPWDSTLQHQLDALNIVFVPIVNPGGMYLNTRANPKGVDLMRNAPIEAEINPPIFGGGQRISAKLPWYCGDTKHGLELENQTLMNVVERYAQQSPFTITLDCHSGFGLRDHLWFPYAYRKRPIAVLDKLYALKLLFDCTYPHHEYVFEPQSLSYITHGDLWDYIYKRHKNANESVLLPLTLEMGSWNWVKKHPIQLLSFTGLFNPIVPHRQRRVLRRHLILFDFVCSAAIAYKKWIPKQKQTRQMFQAGKQYWYKSRP, encoded by the coding sequence ATGTCCAAAAGAAGAACAAGAAACCGTTTACCAGAGCTTTTACAACTCGAAGGGTTAATTGAACGTTCAAATTTTAAGGCCAACCAAGAAACGTTCATCGAACTTCAAGGGCACTCTTTTCCGTTGTATAGTGTTGAAGTAAGGCCCTTCAAACCAGGTTTGCCTACCGTGATATTTACCGGTGGGGTGCATGGCATTGAGAGAATTGGGGCCCAAGTACTACTGGCTTATATGGACGTGTTAGCATCAAAAATTCCATGGGATTCGACTCTCCAGCACCAGTTAGATGCTCTCAATATCGTTTTTGTACCGATCGTTAACCCTGGTGGCATGTATTTAAATACCCGGGCAAACCCCAAAGGGGTTGATTTGATGCGCAATGCGCCGATTGAAGCAGAAATTAACCCCCCTATATTTGGTGGAGGACAGCGTATTTCAGCCAAACTCCCCTGGTATTGTGGCGATACGAAACATGGGTTAGAGTTAGAAAATCAGACATTAATGAATGTTGTTGAACGTTATGCGCAGCAATCCCCTTTTACCATCACATTGGATTGTCATTCAGGTTTTGGTTTGCGTGACCATTTGTGGTTCCCCTATGCTTACAGAAAAAGACCTATTGCCGTGCTCGATAAACTTTATGCATTAAAATTATTGTTTGATTGTACCTATCCTCATCATGAATATGTGTTTGAGCCACAGTCATTAAGCTATATCACTCATGGTGATTTGTGGGATTACATCTATAAACGTCATAAAAACGCCAATGAGTCGGTATTACTGCCGCTAACGCTAGAGATGGGGTCATGGAACTGGGTAAAAAAACACCCAATACAACTACTAAGTTTTACTGGGTTATTTAACCCCATCGTACCTCACCGCCAACGCCGAGTGCTGCGGCGACACCTAATACTATTCGATTTTGTTTGTTCTGCGGCAATCGCGTATAAAAAATGGATACCAAAGCAAAAACAGACACGACAAATGTTCCAAGCGGGTAAACAGTACTGGTACAAATCACGACCTTAG
- a CDS encoding alpha/beta hydrolase family protein yields the protein MLNSVWQATQILWSLHTQPEEASCDQLSQERCDSYDITVKGQAISVDHYEEDNDYSGTLVVIHGMSPKGKRDPRVVQLCYALGKVGFRVISPEIVSISQLTICPSQIQSIADVMHVIARDQTITPSGKIGVLAPSFSGAMCLSAASLPELKSHISAVCAIGTFTDVVSVISYLLNDTNADPYGRFIVLKKIVPLVCEAEKQPLLLGALEAAIRDNLNEVAFDAPDNEYHRYLGNAPYEAQQHIHRLFNDLTYRDQLLTEGKVKLAEEIKALNILQHIHGLTANVFLLHGASDIVIPCNQSERLYRELKELKIQSNLVVTPFISHGDTRFHFHQIRDVAKIIQGFAGYFKSVANFAA from the coding sequence AGCGTTGTGACTCTTATGACATAACGGTTAAAGGTCAGGCTATCAGCGTAGACCATTACGAAGAAGATAATGACTACAGTGGAACGCTGGTTGTTATTCACGGTATGTCTCCAAAAGGAAAGCGAGACCCACGGGTTGTCCAACTATGCTATGCACTGGGTAAAGTTGGCTTTCGTGTTATCTCCCCAGAAATAGTCAGTATAAGTCAGTTAACGATTTGTCCTTCTCAAATACAGTCGATTGCAGACGTAATGCACGTGATTGCACGCGATCAAACTATAACCCCTTCGGGTAAGATTGGCGTGTTAGCACCTTCTTTTTCAGGTGCTATGTGTTTATCCGCGGCCTCACTACCTGAGTTGAAATCTCATATTTCTGCAGTGTGCGCCATCGGAACATTTACCGACGTGGTGTCAGTCATTAGCTATCTATTGAATGACACCAACGCTGATCCTTACGGTCGATTTATCGTGCTGAAAAAGATTGTGCCGTTAGTATGTGAAGCTGAAAAACAGCCTTTATTACTTGGCGCGTTGGAGGCGGCTATTCGAGACAACCTGAATGAAGTAGCGTTTGATGCCCCTGATAATGAGTATCACCGTTATTTGGGTAACGCCCCATATGAGGCACAACAACACATACACCGTTTATTCAATGACCTCACTTACCGCGACCAATTGCTAACCGAGGGGAAGGTTAAGTTAGCAGAAGAGATTAAAGCATTGAATATTTTGCAGCATATTCACGGCCTCACCGCGAACGTGTTTTTGCTTCACGGTGCTAGCGATATCGTTATTCCTTGCAATCAATCAGAGAGGTTATACCGAGAATTAAAAGAGTTAAAGATACAATCTAACCTAGTCGTCACCCCCTTTATCAGCCACGGTGATACCCGTTTTCATTTCCATCAAATACGAGATGTGGCCAAAATCATTCAAGGCTTTGCGGGTTACTTTAAAAGCGTGGCTAATTTCGCGGCTTAG
- a CDS encoding protein adenylyltransferase SelO: MNDQYIDAGFNHNNSYAEQLNGFYVPFSGDKAPAPKLIKLNTELAKVTGLDIDKLDPTMIAAILSGGIPIKGAAPLAQAYAGHQFGGFSPQLGDGRALLLAEVIDTNGTRRDVHLKGSGRTTFSRGGDGKAALGPVLREYLLGEAMHALNVPTTRALAAVTTGEKVMREGLKTGAVLARVASSHLRVGTFEYYAAQGQTHKVKQLADYAIDRHYPELKDSDSRYLGLVRAVADKQAALIAKWMHIGFVHGVMNTDNMTISGETIDYGPCAFIDFYDPSAVFSSIDRQGRYAFANQSSIAQWNLARLAETLLPLIDEDSNTAVTLATEEIKAFTQTFEGYWLQGMRDKLGLMTEQDDDRALAIELFSSMEGQQVDFTLLFRSLSAVLRGQTDAARQLYHSPQLFDEWQDKWLKRVATESVTAEERAAAMNEVNPLYIPRNHKVEEALQAAEEAGNYEPFETLMAVLAQPFTERDGLEEFALPAPAGSAPYRTFCGT, encoded by the coding sequence ATGAACGACCAGTATATTGACGCCGGATTCAATCATAATAATAGCTATGCCGAACAGCTAAACGGTTTTTATGTCCCTTTTTCGGGCGATAAAGCGCCCGCGCCTAAACTCATTAAATTAAACACTGAATTGGCTAAAGTGACTGGGCTCGATATAGATAAACTCGATCCGACGATGATCGCCGCAATTTTATCTGGAGGCATTCCTATAAAAGGCGCCGCACCTTTAGCTCAAGCTTATGCCGGTCATCAGTTTGGAGGGTTTAGCCCTCAATTAGGTGATGGTCGGGCGTTACTGCTAGCCGAAGTGATTGATACAAATGGAACTCGGCGTGATGTTCATCTCAAAGGTTCTGGCCGTACGACGTTTTCTAGAGGGGGGGATGGCAAAGCAGCACTTGGCCCAGTTTTACGTGAATACCTTTTAGGTGAAGCGATGCACGCTCTCAATGTGCCCACTACTCGGGCGCTAGCAGCCGTTACCACTGGTGAAAAAGTGATGCGAGAAGGACTAAAAACCGGTGCAGTGTTGGCGCGTGTTGCATCTAGTCACTTGAGAGTCGGGACGTTTGAGTATTATGCAGCACAAGGCCAGACCCATAAGGTTAAGCAGTTAGCAGATTATGCGATTGACCGTCACTATCCAGAGCTTAAAGACTCTGACAGCCGTTACCTTGGCTTAGTACGAGCCGTAGCTGATAAACAAGCCGCATTGATTGCCAAGTGGATGCATATTGGTTTTGTTCATGGGGTTATGAACACCGACAATATGACGATATCTGGTGAAACCATTGATTACGGGCCATGTGCGTTTATCGATTTTTACGACCCTAGCGCAGTTTTTAGTTCAATAGACCGGCAGGGACGTTATGCGTTTGCAAATCAATCATCAATTGCACAATGGAACCTGGCGCGTTTAGCTGAAACCTTACTGCCGTTGATAGACGAGGATAGTAACACTGCGGTAACGCTGGCCACCGAAGAAATTAAAGCCTTTACACAAACTTTTGAAGGGTATTGGTTACAAGGCATGCGCGACAAGCTAGGCCTAATGACCGAACAAGATGATGATAGGGCGCTGGCCATTGAATTATTCTCATCCATGGAAGGACAGCAAGTTGACTTTACTTTGCTATTTCGCAGCTTGTCTGCGGTTTTACGCGGTCAAACAGACGCTGCACGACAGCTGTATCATTCGCCTCAATTGTTTGATGAATGGCAGGATAAATGGCTGAAGCGAGTAGCAACTGAGTCTGTCACTGCTGAAGAACGCGCGGCAGCCATGAATGAAGTTAACCCACTTTATATACCCAGAAACCATAAGGTTGAAGAAGCACTACAAGCGGCAGAAGAGGCTGGCAATTATGAGCCATTTGAAACATTAATGGCGGTACTTGCACAGCCTTTTACTGAGAGAGATGGGCTGGAAGAGTTTGCACTGCCTGCCCCTGCGGGGTCGGCTCCTTATAGAACGTTTTGTGGTACTTGA